In Salmo trutta chromosome 16, fSalTru1.1, whole genome shotgun sequence, a genomic segment contains:
- the LOC115150988 gene encoding CTTNBP2 N-terminal-like protein isoform X1 has translation MLELTKALKRHMKEAQMNMESLSKPELLMLFSVLEGELEARDLVIEALRAQCRDTYVEKRYGKYNLSDPFLALQRDSEALGGQSPGVHQASACSSPLVVLKQVVTHCRRMQEKMLAQLAAAESRHKKVIADLEEERRRHAEDTAEGDDVTCILEKERERLLQQLEFERGQVRRLEKEQKKVLEQLEEERVQHKQLSSALAKECKWASQRALEEDHRLAEASRRLEKEQREILALKAELQKERRRALQMEARVEEWLAEFDTEKEQLRSRLKREEAQCCLLQEQVEALRRELQGERGAEELDERKDSPVDTSGGSPLLRPPPHSSQAEGGEEPKVNGHDCLREDALPDRLGLDNRSENSSPVLLSPALLNQSLSPCSTGSSSLTSSPCSSPQLAKRLALATSPSYQSSYQAGINQRFHAARHKFQGHTDPEQQQQDGRGGGSLPHSPRDLSPSPECIPVPVPSPAKQLARSTVTQVLSRFTVQQGAKPAPPNSSPFGTDYRNLALTPSSPVIPRASGAALPLGVRSPTIPRADRGNPPPIPSKKPGLAQSPAPSIPGTRASHFPELSGSCGLTSSQENVKELDMVVSSIS, from the exons GAGGCCCAGATGAACATGGAGAGCCTGAGCAAGCCAGAGCTGCTGATGCTCTTCAGTGTCCTGGAGGGAGAGCTGGAGGCTCGCGACCTGGTCATCGAGGCCCTCAGG gccCAGTGCAGAGACACATATGTGGAGAAGCGCTATGGGAAGTACAACCTGAGCGACCCGTTCCTGGCTCTGCAGAGGGACAGTGAGGCGTTGGGGGGGCAGAGCCCTGGGGTCCACCAGGCTTCAGCCTGCTCTAGCCCCCTGGTTGTGCTCAAGCAGGTGGTCACCCACTGCAGGAGGATGCAGGAGAAGATGCTCGCCCAGCTAGCTGCAGCCGAGAGCAGACACAAGAAG GTCATTGcagatctggaggaggagaggagaaggcatGCAGAGGACACCGCCGAGGGCGATGATGTCACTTGCATCCTGGAAAAGGAGAGGGAACGCCTCTTGCAACAG CTGGAGTTTGAGCGGGGCCAGGTGCGTCGTCTGGAGAAGGAACAGAAGAAGGTCCTGGAGCAGCTGGAGGAGGAGCGGGTGCAGCACAAGCAGCTCTCCTCTGCCCTGGCCAAAGAGTGCAAGTGGGCCAGCCAGCGGGCCCTGGAGGAGGACCACCGCCTGGCTGAGGCAAGCCGTAGGCTGgagaaggagcagagggagaTCTTGGCCCTGAAGGCTGAGctgcagaaggagaggaggagggcccTGCAGATGGAGGCCAGGGTGGAGGAGTGGCTGGCTGAGTTCGACACGGAGAAGGAGCAGCTCCGCTCTCGGCTCAAGAGGGAGGAGGCCCAGTGCTGCCTGCTGCAGGAGCAGGTGGAGGCGCTGAGGAGAGAgctgcagggagagaggggagctgaGGAACTGGATGAGAGGAAAGACTCTCCTGTGGACACCAGTGGAGGGTCACCACTACTACGACCACCACCACACTCCAGCCAGGCAGAGGGGGGTGAAGAGCCTAAAGTCAACGGGCATGACTGCCTCAGGGAGGACGCCCTTCCAGACAGACTGGGCCTGGACAACCGGAGTGAGAACAGCAGCCCTGTCCTGCTGTCTCCTGCCCTCCTGAACCAGAGCCTGTCCCCCTGCAGCACAGggtcctcctccctcacctcctccccctgctcctctcctcagctGGCCAAACGGCTGGCCCTGGCCACCAGCCCCAGCTACCAGTCCTCCTACCAGGCAGGCATCAACCAGCGCTTCCACGCTGCTCGCCACAAGTTCCAGGGCCACACTGATCCAGAGCAGCAACAGCAGGATGGAAGAGGGGGTGGCAGCCTGCCCCACTCCCCTAGAGACCTGTCCCCGTCCCCTGAGTGCATCCCCGTCCCTGTCCCCAGCCCGGCCAAGCAGCTGGCCCGCAGCACCGTCACCCAAGTCCTGTCCCGCTTCACAGTCCAGCAGGGGGCCAAACCTGCGCCACCTAACAGCTCTCCCTTCGGCACTGACTACCGTAACCTGGCCCTGACCCCCTCCTCCCCTGTCATCCCCAGGGCCTCTGGTGCTGCTCTGCCTCTGGGGGTCCGCTCCCCAACCATCCCCCGAGCAGACAGGGGCAACCCGCCCCCCATCCCCTCTAAGAAGCCTGGCCTGGCCCAGTCTCCAGCGCCATCCATCCCTGGTACCAGAGCCAGCCACTTTCCTGAGCTGTCAGGAAGCTGCGGTCTCACCAGCAGCCAGGAGAATGTTAAAGAGCTGGACATGGTGGTTTCCTCCATCAGTTAG
- the LOC115150988 gene encoding CTTNBP2 N-terminal-like protein isoform X2, with protein MNMESLSKPELLMLFSVLEGELEARDLVIEALRAQCRDTYVEKRYGKYNLSDPFLALQRDSEALGGQSPGVHQASACSSPLVVLKQVVTHCRRMQEKMLAQLAAAESRHKKVIADLEEERRRHAEDTAEGDDVTCILEKERERLLQQLEFERGQVRRLEKEQKKVLEQLEEERVQHKQLSSALAKECKWASQRALEEDHRLAEASRRLEKEQREILALKAELQKERRRALQMEARVEEWLAEFDTEKEQLRSRLKREEAQCCLLQEQVEALRRELQGERGAEELDERKDSPVDTSGGSPLLRPPPHSSQAEGGEEPKVNGHDCLREDALPDRLGLDNRSENSSPVLLSPALLNQSLSPCSTGSSSLTSSPCSSPQLAKRLALATSPSYQSSYQAGINQRFHAARHKFQGHTDPEQQQQDGRGGGSLPHSPRDLSPSPECIPVPVPSPAKQLARSTVTQVLSRFTVQQGAKPAPPNSSPFGTDYRNLALTPSSPVIPRASGAALPLGVRSPTIPRADRGNPPPIPSKKPGLAQSPAPSIPGTRASHFPELSGSCGLTSSQENVKELDMVVSSIS; from the exons ATGAACATGGAGAGCCTGAGCAAGCCAGAGCTGCTGATGCTCTTCAGTGTCCTGGAGGGAGAGCTGGAGGCTCGCGACCTGGTCATCGAGGCCCTCAGG gccCAGTGCAGAGACACATATGTGGAGAAGCGCTATGGGAAGTACAACCTGAGCGACCCGTTCCTGGCTCTGCAGAGGGACAGTGAGGCGTTGGGGGGGCAGAGCCCTGGGGTCCACCAGGCTTCAGCCTGCTCTAGCCCCCTGGTTGTGCTCAAGCAGGTGGTCACCCACTGCAGGAGGATGCAGGAGAAGATGCTCGCCCAGCTAGCTGCAGCCGAGAGCAGACACAAGAAG GTCATTGcagatctggaggaggagaggagaaggcatGCAGAGGACACCGCCGAGGGCGATGATGTCACTTGCATCCTGGAAAAGGAGAGGGAACGCCTCTTGCAACAG CTGGAGTTTGAGCGGGGCCAGGTGCGTCGTCTGGAGAAGGAACAGAAGAAGGTCCTGGAGCAGCTGGAGGAGGAGCGGGTGCAGCACAAGCAGCTCTCCTCTGCCCTGGCCAAAGAGTGCAAGTGGGCCAGCCAGCGGGCCCTGGAGGAGGACCACCGCCTGGCTGAGGCAAGCCGTAGGCTGgagaaggagcagagggagaTCTTGGCCCTGAAGGCTGAGctgcagaaggagaggaggagggcccTGCAGATGGAGGCCAGGGTGGAGGAGTGGCTGGCTGAGTTCGACACGGAGAAGGAGCAGCTCCGCTCTCGGCTCAAGAGGGAGGAGGCCCAGTGCTGCCTGCTGCAGGAGCAGGTGGAGGCGCTGAGGAGAGAgctgcagggagagaggggagctgaGGAACTGGATGAGAGGAAAGACTCTCCTGTGGACACCAGTGGAGGGTCACCACTACTACGACCACCACCACACTCCAGCCAGGCAGAGGGGGGTGAAGAGCCTAAAGTCAACGGGCATGACTGCCTCAGGGAGGACGCCCTTCCAGACAGACTGGGCCTGGACAACCGGAGTGAGAACAGCAGCCCTGTCCTGCTGTCTCCTGCCCTCCTGAACCAGAGCCTGTCCCCCTGCAGCACAGggtcctcctccctcacctcctccccctgctcctctcctcagctGGCCAAACGGCTGGCCCTGGCCACCAGCCCCAGCTACCAGTCCTCCTACCAGGCAGGCATCAACCAGCGCTTCCACGCTGCTCGCCACAAGTTCCAGGGCCACACTGATCCAGAGCAGCAACAGCAGGATGGAAGAGGGGGTGGCAGCCTGCCCCACTCCCCTAGAGACCTGTCCCCGTCCCCTGAGTGCATCCCCGTCCCTGTCCCCAGCCCGGCCAAGCAGCTGGCCCGCAGCACCGTCACCCAAGTCCTGTCCCGCTTCACAGTCCAGCAGGGGGCCAAACCTGCGCCACCTAACAGCTCTCCCTTCGGCACTGACTACCGTAACCTGGCCCTGACCCCCTCCTCCCCTGTCATCCCCAGGGCCTCTGGTGCTGCTCTGCCTCTGGGGGTCCGCTCCCCAACCATCCCCCGAGCAGACAGGGGCAACCCGCCCCCCATCCCCTCTAAGAAGCCTGGCCTGGCCCAGTCTCCAGCGCCATCCATCCCTGGTACCAGAGCCAGCCACTTTCCTGAGCTGTCAGGAAGCTGCGGTCTCACCAGCAGCCAGGAGAATGTTAAAGAGCTGGACATGGTGGTTTCCTCCATCAGTTAG